The following proteins are co-located in the Paenibacillus sp. JNUCC32 genome:
- a CDS encoding MFS transporter, whose amino-acid sequence MNSTSRMIVQYTICLGAFLSNLSAGMFNIALVDIARTFDSGIPAAQWIVTAYLLVISILLPVMGKLGDMLGRRKIHNIGYFVFMAGALCCALSPSLNGLISSRILQGIGAAMYQATNMALIISVFPKEQRGKALGLISTFVAAGSMIGPSLGGILIQWFSWRSNFWLLTAISLVAWIFAQRFIPKDEPDQGVSRLDVPGAAFFAISLTGLVTAVNLGAQWGWGSWQVTLLFMMFGAGAAAFIGWCLSSRWERKGKGHLPFMKLDLFRDAGVSVGILITIITYMAAFSAQLVLPVFLLSELGIEPATAGLIMMGYPLSLIIFSPLSGSLSDKLGTFPLLSAGLLAMTAALIVLGFVSPAYPIFFLILLIVLLGGSMGLITPPNNSLVMGRTSKTDLGLISSILALSRNLGMMFGTAAGGAMLALPGQAAGGLIGFRMIFVLNTALVAIVYITMLISFRFARHKETLSS is encoded by the coding sequence ATGAACAGCACATCAAGGATGATCGTTCAATACACCATATGTTTAGGGGCATTTCTGTCCAATCTGTCGGCCGGCATGTTCAACATCGCGCTTGTAGATATCGCAAGAACATTCGATTCCGGTATCCCCGCGGCACAGTGGATCGTGACCGCATATTTGCTCGTCATCTCCATCCTGCTCCCGGTCATGGGTAAGCTGGGGGACATGCTGGGCAGGCGGAAGATCCACAATATCGGCTATTTCGTGTTTATGGCCGGTGCGCTATGCTGCGCATTGTCTCCTTCCTTAAACGGTCTGATATCTTCCCGGATTCTTCAAGGCATCGGAGCGGCCATGTATCAAGCCACGAATATGGCGCTCATCATCTCCGTGTTTCCGAAGGAACAGCGCGGTAAAGCGCTGGGATTAATCAGCACGTTCGTGGCTGCGGGTTCCATGATCGGTCCGAGCCTTGGCGGAATCTTGATTCAATGGTTTTCGTGGCGGAGCAATTTTTGGCTGCTTACGGCGATCTCGCTGGTTGCATGGATATTCGCGCAGCGTTTCATTCCGAAGGACGAGCCGGATCAAGGCGTGAGCCGGCTGGACGTGCCGGGGGCTGCCTTTTTTGCGATATCCTTGACCGGACTGGTCACGGCCGTGAATTTGGGGGCTCAGTGGGGATGGGGTTCCTGGCAGGTTACGCTGCTGTTCATGATGTTCGGGGCAGGAGCCGCCGCATTCATCGGGTGGTGCCTGTCTTCCCGCTGGGAGCGAAAAGGGAAGGGCCATCTTCCGTTTATGAAGCTGGATCTGTTTCGGGATGCAGGCGTTAGCGTCGGAATCCTCATTACCATCATCACCTATATGGCCGCTTTCTCCGCGCAGCTTGTGCTGCCGGTGTTTTTGCTCAGCGAGCTGGGCATCGAACCTGCGACGGCAGGGCTGATCATGATGGGGTACCCGTTGTCGTTGATCATATTCTCCCCCTTAAGCGGAAGCTTGTCGGACAAGCTGGGGACATTTCCGTTATTGTCTGCCGGCTTGCTGGCCATGACGGCGGCGCTAATCGTGCTGGGCTTTGTATCGCCTGCGTATCCGATCTTCTTCCTGATTCTGCTTATCGTCCTGCTCGGCGGTTCCATGGGCTTGATCACGCCGCCGAACAATTCCCTGGTGATGGGCAGGACGTCCAAAACGGACCTCGGACTGATCAGCAGCATTTTGGCGCTGTCGCGAAATCTGGGGATGATGTTTGGCACGGCGGCGGGAGGCGCCATGCTGGCGCTTCCGGGTCAGGCGGCAGGGGGGCTTATCGGATTTCGGATGATATTTGTGCTGAATACGGCGCTGGTTGCCATCGTTTATATCACGATGCTCATATCGTTTCGCTTCGCCAGGCATAAGGAGACGTTATCTTCGTAA
- a CDS encoding DUF2294 domain-containing protein — translation MMTAGELKQDLLRVYNAINKKIFNVGVKQQKVDFVGNKIIIVSRNSRVPVLKLLDENYPLSTRQLDHLLFQVFKQEIKTSLEEKFPFKIISILKDYDAETEFSGTIVFLEKEIETYLNDMPELG, via the coding sequence ATGATGACAGCAGGCGAACTCAAACAGGATCTTTTGAGGGTTTACAACGCGATAAATAAGAAAATATTTAACGTGGGTGTAAAGCAGCAAAAAGTCGATTTCGTTGGCAACAAAATCATCATTGTATCGAGGAATAGTAGAGTCCCCGTCCTAAAACTGCTGGATGAGAATTACCCCCTCTCTACCCGGCAGTTGGACCACCTTTTATTCCAGGTGTTCAAGCAGGAGATTAAAACCAGCCTGGAAGAGAAGTTTCCGTTTAAAATCATCTCCATTCTTAAAGACTATGATGCAGAGACCGAGTTTTCCGGTACCATCGTATTCTTGGAGAAGGAGATAGAAACATATCTGAACGACATGCCGGAACTCGGGTAG
- the spoVAD gene encoding stage V sporulation protein AD translates to MKVIGQTWQFENKPVIISTGTIVGPEEGEGPLANDFDFVYDNIEINEKTWEKAERKLLEDASRKAVEKAGIKEDQLQFFVGGDLMNQIISSSFAARQMGVPYIGVFGACSTSMESLAVASMLVDSGGAQYVMAGTASHNCTVEKQFRYPTEYGSQKPPYAQYTITGAGCSVVSDKGDGPAVTYATIGKVVDLGIKDPFNMGAAMAPAAADTITKHFKDTGRQAKDYDLIVTGDLASVGLPIAKDLLQQNDVIMDGTVFADCGLMIYDMEKQKYVNAGGSGCGCSAVVTYGHILKRMRKGELKKVLVVATGALLSPLSYQQGESIPCIAHAVALEMGG, encoded by the coding sequence ATGAAGGTGATCGGTCAAACATGGCAGTTCGAGAACAAACCCGTCATTATCAGCACGGGGACGATCGTTGGCCCTGAAGAAGGGGAAGGTCCGCTGGCCAACGATTTCGACTTTGTCTACGACAATATTGAGATCAACGAAAAAACATGGGAAAAGGCGGAACGGAAGCTGCTGGAGGACGCGTCGAGAAAAGCCGTCGAAAAGGCAGGCATCAAGGAAGACCAGCTGCAGTTTTTCGTGGGCGGGGACTTGATGAACCAGATCATCAGCAGTTCGTTTGCCGCCAGACAGATGGGCGTGCCGTATATCGGCGTGTTCGGTGCTTGCTCCACATCGATGGAGAGCCTTGCGGTCGCCTCCATGCTTGTCGATTCGGGCGGAGCCCAGTATGTCATGGCTGGTACGGCCAGCCATAACTGTACCGTCGAGAAGCAGTTCCGGTATCCGACGGAATACGGATCGCAGAAACCGCCTTATGCGCAATATACGATCACGGGAGCAGGCTGCTCCGTCGTTTCGGACAAGGGAGACGGACCTGCCGTGACGTATGCCACCATCGGCAAGGTGGTCGATCTGGGCATCAAAGATCCGTTCAACATGGGGGCGGCGATGGCTCCGGCGGCGGCCGACACGATCACGAAGCACTTTAAGGACACGGGCCGGCAGGCGAAGGATTATGATCTGATCGTGACGGGCGACCTGGCCTCGGTCGGACTTCCCATTGCGAAAGACCTCCTGCAGCAGAACGATGTCATCATGGACGGCACGGTATTTGCCGATTGCGGCTTAATGATCTACGACATGGAAAAACAGAAATACGTCAACGCAGGGGGCAGCGGCTGCGGCTGCTCGGCGGTTGTCACCTACGGCCATATTTTGAAACGGATGCGCAAAGGCGAATTGAAAAAGGTGCTGGTCGTTGCTACCGGTGCCTTGCTGTCGCCCCTTTCTTACCAGCAGGGTGAGAGCATTCCGTGTATCGCTCACGCCGTAGCCTTAGAGATGGGAGGATAA
- a CDS encoding ABC transporter substrate-binding protein, which translates to MNKKTRKRSLLFALVMVTALLGACGNEKSDGSTVSASGDGKLKKIVIAEPLHSTGYLPLYVAQREGYFEKRGLDVEVIQAAGGAHVTAVVSGDAWGVIGGTESNALANNNNSDPIISVVNVVNRANVYLMAKKGTAPASDSPEDLKAFLQGKKINAGRHGGTPNLLTRYLLIQLGLDPEKDVQLLEPADGSTVVTMVQQGAADIANGAEPQISDGISKNVWEEPFYKFHDLGDFSYSVLSVKKSTIEKDPEAVQSFTDAIIEALEVVQSDKELAKKNLKAEFPTLSEDAIQAALDRAYADNLWSLDGMISEEALKHDMDVMIETGIFKGDYTYDALVDMQFVNQSKK; encoded by the coding sequence ATGAACAAAAAAACGAGGAAACGTTCACTGCTGTTCGCACTGGTCATGGTCACCGCCCTGCTTGGCGCCTGCGGCAACGAGAAAAGCGACGGCAGCACCGTCTCCGCTTCCGGCGACGGGAAGCTCAAGAAAATCGTGATCGCCGAGCCGCTCCACTCCACGGGCTATCTTCCCCTGTACGTCGCACAGCGCGAAGGCTACTTCGAGAAAAGAGGGCTGGACGTCGAGGTTATCCAAGCGGCAGGGGGAGCGCACGTAACCGCCGTGGTCAGCGGTGATGCCTGGGGCGTTATCGGCGGGACGGAGTCCAATGCCTTGGCCAACAACAACAATTCCGACCCGATCATCTCGGTCGTCAATGTCGTCAATCGGGCGAACGTGTATTTAATGGCTAAGAAGGGCACCGCGCCTGCGAGCGATTCCCCCGAGGACCTGAAGGCATTTTTGCAAGGAAAAAAGATTAACGCCGGCCGCCATGGAGGGACACCGAATCTCTTAACCCGCTATCTGCTGATTCAGCTGGGGCTCGATCCGGAGAAGGATGTGCAGCTGCTGGAGCCGGCCGACGGCTCCACGGTGGTGACGATGGTTCAACAGGGCGCAGCCGATATCGCCAATGGAGCCGAACCGCAAATCAGCGACGGAATTTCGAAGAACGTGTGGGAGGAGCCGTTTTACAAATTTCATGATCTCGGGGATTTCTCGTATTCGGTGCTCAGTGTGAAGAAGTCTACCATCGAGAAGGATCCGGAAGCCGTTCAAAGCTTTACCGATGCCATCATCGAAGCGCTTGAAGTCGTCCAGTCGGATAAGGAACTGGCCAAGAAGAATCTGAAAGCCGAATTCCCCACATTATCCGAGGATGCGATACAAGCTGCGCTGGACCGTGCCTATGCGGACAATCTGTGGAGCTTGGACGGGATGATTTCGGAAGAAGCGTTGAAGCATGATATGGATGTCATGATAGAGACCGGAATTTTTAAAGGGGATTATACCTATGATGCCCTGGTGGATATGCAGTTTGTGAACCAATCCAAGAAGTAA
- the spoVAE gene encoding stage V sporulation protein AE, whose translation MQFLWAFIIGGLICVIGQIMMDVIKLTPAHTMSTLVVAGAIADGFGLYEPLVKFAGAGASVPITSFGNSLVHGALTELGRDGWIGVVTGIFEVTSAGISSAIIFSFLAALFVRPKG comes from the coding sequence ATGCAGTTTTTATGGGCGTTTATTATTGGCGGATTGATTTGCGTCATTGGGCAAATTATGATGGACGTTATTAAACTGACGCCGGCGCATACGATGAGTACGCTGGTGGTTGCAGGGGCCATCGCGGACGGCTTCGGATTGTACGAGCCGCTGGTGAAATTCGCGGGAGCGGGAGCCTCCGTGCCGATCACGAGTTTTGGCAACTCGCTTGTGCACGGCGCGTTGACGGAGCTGGGGAGGGACGGCTGGATCGGGGTCGTGACGGGGATATTCGAAGTAACCAGCGCGGGGATATCCTCGGCGATCATTTTCTCCTTCCTGGCAGCGCTGTTCGTTCGTCCGAAGGGATAA
- a CDS encoding ABC transporter permease, giving the protein METARKEAFIVHAVTPAESAAGSSKRPEVVPYILDEEGLERRRSRRIVWGRAAVAVLVFLVWEVFTRIGLLDSYYWSSPSAILRTTWTQITEGTLLRDITYTSGSTILGFVFGTFLGALLGLSFWWSKSYAGISEPYLIILNAMPKLALAPVLVILLGIGFFSKVALAFSMTVVVSALSAYSGVKSVDPDMEKLMYSLGAKRHQVFTKVVVPWSMPWIISSLRINIALALAGAIVGEFIASSQGVGRMIMYAGTILDINLVWVGVVVLSLLSMVMYWGVVVLEKWLSKGLTKQ; this is encoded by the coding sequence ATGGAAACTGCACGCAAAGAGGCTTTTATCGTACATGCCGTGACACCCGCGGAGTCTGCCGCGGGTTCGTCCAAGCGGCCGGAGGTCGTGCCGTACATATTGGATGAAGAGGGACTGGAGCGCCGCAGGAGCCGGCGGATCGTTTGGGGAAGGGCCGCTGTAGCCGTGCTTGTTTTTCTGGTATGGGAAGTGTTCACCCGAATCGGCCTGCTGGACTCCTATTATTGGAGCAGCCCCAGCGCGATCCTTCGCACAACCTGGACCCAAATCACCGAGGGGACCCTGTTAAGGGATATTACGTACACGTCCGGCTCAACCATACTCGGGTTTGTGTTCGGCACCTTCCTCGGTGCACTGCTCGGGCTATCATTCTGGTGGTCGAAATCGTATGCAGGGATCAGCGAGCCGTACCTAATCATACTGAATGCGATGCCAAAACTCGCCTTAGCGCCCGTACTCGTCATTCTGCTCGGAATCGGATTCTTCTCGAAGGTGGCTCTGGCTTTCTCCATGACGGTTGTCGTGTCGGCCCTGTCGGCATACAGCGGCGTGAAGAGCGTGGACCCGGATATGGAAAAGCTGATGTACTCCCTGGGCGCCAAGCGGCATCAGGTCTTTACCAAGGTCGTTGTACCGTGGTCCATGCCCTGGATCATCAGCAGTTTACGGATCAATATTGCCCTTGCGCTGGCAGGTGCCATCGTGGGCGAGTTCATTGCCTCAAGCCAGGGCGTCGGCCGGATGATTATGTATGCAGGAACGATACTGGATATCAACCTCGTGTGGGTGGGCGTCGTCGTCCTGTCGTTGCTGTCCATGGTGATGTACTGGGGCGTGGTCGTACTGGAGAAGTGGTTATCCAAGGGCTTGACCAAGCAATAG
- a CDS encoding M42 family metallopeptidase yields the protein MNESTLELFRTLTEFPAAPGFERELRSWVKDALSPYTDEFVQDRLGSLFAVLRGNDEGPKVMVAGHMDEVGFMVTGITEAGMVRFQPLGGWWSQAVLAQRLQIITDNGPVVGVVGSIPTHLLDEAQRSKPVDIKTMYIDIGADNKAEAESFGIRPGLQVVPICEFTPLANPKKIMAKAWDNRYGVGLAIELVQALHGEKLPNTVYAGATVQEELGLRGARTSANLIQPDIFFGLDASAANDMMGDKSQFGQLGQGALLRIFDPTMLTHRGMVEYVQDTAETNKIKYQYFVSPGGTDAGQVHLSGIGVPSTIIGICSRYIHTSSSIIHTDDYEAAKELLIKLVKGLDRTTLQTILDRA from the coding sequence ATGAATGAATCAACACTGGAATTATTCCGTACATTAACGGAATTCCCTGCTGCACCGGGCTTTGAGAGGGAACTCCGTTCTTGGGTGAAGGATGCCCTCTCTCCATATACAGATGAGTTCGTGCAGGATCGGCTGGGCAGTTTGTTCGCCGTCCTTCGCGGTAACGATGAAGGTCCGAAAGTCATGGTGGCCGGACACATGGATGAAGTCGGCTTCATGGTAACCGGCATTACCGAAGCGGGCATGGTTCGTTTCCAGCCGCTCGGCGGCTGGTGGAGCCAAGCCGTGCTTGCCCAGCGCCTGCAGATCATCACGGACAACGGCCCGGTCGTCGGGGTTGTCGGCTCCATTCCTACGCATCTGCTGGATGAAGCGCAGCGCAGCAAACCGGTCGACATCAAAACGATGTATATCGATATCGGCGCCGACAACAAGGCCGAAGCGGAGTCGTTCGGCATTCGTCCCGGCCTGCAAGTCGTTCCGATCTGCGAATTCACGCCGCTGGCCAATCCGAAAAAAATCATGGCCAAGGCATGGGATAACCGCTACGGCGTAGGCCTTGCCATCGAGCTGGTCCAGGCGCTCCATGGCGAGAAGCTGCCCAACACGGTATACGCCGGTGCGACCGTGCAGGAAGAGCTGGGCCTTCGCGGAGCCCGCACTTCGGCAAACCTGATTCAGCCGGATATTTTCTTCGGTCTGGACGCCAGCGCAGCGAACGACATGATGGGCGACAAGAGCCAGTTCGGCCAATTGGGTCAAGGCGCGCTGCTTCGCATCTTCGATCCGACGATGCTGACCCATCGCGGCATGGTCGAGTACGTTCAGGATACGGCGGAGACAAACAAAATCAAATACCAATACTTTGTGTCGCCGGGCGGCACGGACGCTGGCCAAGTGCATTTAAGCGGCATCGGCGTTCCGTCCACCATCATCGGCATTTGCTCCCGGTATATCCACACCTCTTCGTCCATCATCCACACGGACGACTACGAGGCAGCCAAAGAGCTTCTGATCAAGCTCGTCAAGGGCTTGGACCGCACGACGCTCCAGACGATCCTGGACCGCGCGTAA
- a CDS encoding ABC transporter ATP-binding protein — protein MTHKIEISGVSKWFRRNGEEIPAMRETSLAIEEGRFVSIIGPSGCGKSTLFNIIAGLMPPSTGKVMADGKDIVGTTGYVGYMLQKDMLLPWRTILDNIILGMEVRGVPYKEAVERALPLMEKYGLKGFDKHYPKELSGGMKQRAALLRTLLYDRDIILLDEPFGALDAQTRLTMQNWLLQIWEDFGKTVLFVTHDIDEAIYLSDDIYVFSSRPGRIKSKITVTMERPRKTEDMTSPAFMELKHHLMDLLSAGHEEEQIS, from the coding sequence ATGACTCACAAAATCGAAATTTCGGGCGTCAGCAAATGGTTTCGCAGAAACGGGGAAGAGATTCCGGCCATGCGGGAGACGAGTCTGGCGATCGAGGAGGGGCGTTTTGTCAGCATAATCGGTCCCAGCGGTTGCGGCAAATCCACCCTGTTCAACATTATCGCCGGCCTGATGCCTCCTTCCACGGGCAAAGTGATGGCCGACGGAAAGGATATCGTGGGTACGACCGGTTATGTCGGTTATATGCTGCAAAAGGACATGCTTCTGCCATGGCGCACCATTCTCGATAACATCATTCTGGGCATGGAGGTTCGGGGCGTTCCCTACAAGGAAGCCGTGGAGAGGGCGCTGCCCTTGATGGAAAAATACGGTCTGAAGGGCTTTGACAAGCATTATCCGAAGGAACTCTCGGGAGGGATGAAACAGCGTGCCGCGCTGCTGCGGACGCTGCTCTACGACAGGGACATCATTTTGCTGGACGAGCCGTTCGGTGCGCTTGATGCACAGACCCGGTTGACCATGCAGAACTGGCTGCTGCAGATCTGGGAGGACTTTGGCAAAACGGTGCTGTTTGTCACCCACGACATCGATGAAGCGATTTACCTGTCGGATGACATCTACGTATTCTCGTCCAGGCCCGGGCGGATCAAGTCCAAAATCACCGTGACGATGGAGCGTCCACGCAAAACGGAAGACATGACGTCGCCGGCATTCATGGAGCTGAAGCATCATCTCATGGACCTGCTGTCGGCTGGGCATGAGGAAGAGCAAATATCGTAA
- the spoVAC gene encoding stage V sporulation protein AC, producing MSGSNQKPKSDITTMSSAEYQTIAKKHEPPRAVLKNCLRAFLVGGLICLIGQCIQRFFMSVFDMSTTEASNPTVAVLIILSVILTSFGVYDKIAQWAGAGSAVPVTGFANSMCSAALEHRAEGLVLGVGASMFKLAGSVIVFGTVAAFIIGIIYAIFGIEGR from the coding sequence ATGTCAGGCTCCAACCAAAAGCCTAAGTCTGATATCACCACGATGAGCTCGGCGGAATATCAGACGATTGCCAAAAAGCATGAGCCTCCCCGCGCCGTGCTTAAAAATTGCTTGCGCGCTTTTTTGGTGGGAGGCCTCATCTGTCTGATCGGCCAATGCATTCAGCGTTTTTTTATGTCCGTATTCGATATGAGCACCACCGAAGCGAGCAATCCCACGGTCGCCGTATTGATCATCCTCTCCGTCATTCTGACGAGCTTCGGCGTATATGACAAAATCGCGCAATGGGCCGGAGCGGGCAGCGCCGTGCCGGTCACGGGGTTTGCGAACTCCATGTGTTCCGCTGCGCTTGAACATCGTGCAGAGGGATTGGTTCTCGGGGTCGGAGCCAGCATGTTCAAGCTGGCGGGCTCCGTGATCGTATTTGGTACCGTGGCTGCGTTCATTATCGGTATCATTTACGCTATTTTCGGCATCGAGGGGAGGTAA
- a CDS encoding acetylxylan esterase, with protein MNTIEQRKKELGNLRPEPTIDEQVLNVFWEGVLKSHGDRPLRMVSRPEATPYPHMEVSRVTYHGYDDTPINAWHIAPANHSSKAEARPCIVTFPGYTGDRGFPERYAHWLMLGYTVFAVDVRGQGGETGNLLPLDSGAVKGWVSQGITDIHRSYYMAIAMDAVRAVDAASRQPGVDPAKIAVVGGSQGGGLSMLAGALNPKVAAIVADIPNMCRMDYGILYSVSSLNEIAQYIKRYPEQLDQILAHLAHFDMLNLAPRIQAPIMVSVGWKDTVCMPETIYAAYNRIEAAKEIRDYPFSGHEVSEYQKREGVLFLERVFNQR; from the coding sequence ATGAATACCATTGAGCAGCGTAAGAAAGAGCTTGGCAACTTGCGTCCGGAACCAACGATCGACGAGCAGGTTTTGAATGTTTTTTGGGAGGGAGTGCTGAAGTCGCATGGGGACAGACCGCTTCGCATGGTTAGTAGACCGGAAGCTACGCCTTATCCCCATATGGAGGTATCTCGGGTAACCTATCATGGATATGATGATACTCCTATCAATGCTTGGCATATAGCGCCGGCTAATCATTCATCGAAAGCAGAGGCCAGGCCGTGTATCGTAACCTTCCCGGGTTATACCGGAGACCGCGGATTTCCTGAACGGTATGCTCATTGGCTGATGCTGGGGTATACGGTGTTTGCCGTCGACGTCAGGGGTCAGGGCGGGGAGACGGGGAATTTGCTGCCGCTGGACAGCGGCGCGGTTAAAGGCTGGGTGTCGCAGGGGATTACGGATATCCATCGCTCCTATTACATGGCCATTGCCATGGATGCCGTGAGAGCCGTGGATGCGGCATCACGGCAGCCGGGAGTAGACCCTGCAAAAATCGCCGTGGTGGGCGGGAGCCAGGGTGGCGGCCTGTCGATGCTGGCAGGGGCGCTGAACCCCAAGGTTGCGGCCATCGTAGCCGACATTCCCAACATGTGCAGGATGGATTACGGCATTTTGTATTCGGTCAGCTCGTTGAACGAAATCGCCCAATACATAAAGCGGTACCCGGAGCAGCTGGATCAGATTTTGGCGCATCTCGCGCATTTTGACATGCTGAATCTCGCACCGCGAATCCAGGCGCCGATCATGGTGTCCGTCGGATGGAAGGATACGGTTTGCATGCCCGAGACCATCTATGCGGCTTACAACCGGATCGAGGCGGCAAAAGAAATCAGGGATTATCCGTTCTCCGGCCATGAAGTCAGTGAGTATCAGAAGCGGGAAGGCGTTTTGTTCCTGGAACGGGTATTTAATCAGAGATAG
- a CDS encoding cysteine hydrolase family protein has product MKSLNQLMLGSKAAVIVVDVQNDYCHPEGALPRAGCDVSGVAEMMPQLHKLLHSARELNVPIIFIQTLHERATDSEAWTTRSSGRSAHVCRRGSWGAEFYEITPEADDIIVNKHRYSAFVNTRLDSVLKTLKIETLIMTGVSTNVCVESTARDGFMLDYHIVLASDACASYSQTAHDMTLENIEGYFGKVSEVARLIDIWMDKKAEEPVRPKSAAQPAIG; this is encoded by the coding sequence ATGAAATCTTTGAATCAACTGATGCTGGGAAGCAAAGCGGCGGTGATCGTGGTGGATGTGCAAAACGATTATTGCCATCCGGAGGGGGCATTACCTAGAGCGGGCTGCGATGTTAGCGGGGTGGCAGAGATGATGCCGCAGCTCCATAAGCTGCTTCATTCCGCCAGGGAGCTGAATGTGCCGATTATCTTCATCCAAACGCTGCATGAAAGAGCGACGGATTCCGAGGCCTGGACGACCAGGTCCTCCGGACGCTCGGCTCATGTGTGCCGGAGGGGAAGCTGGGGAGCGGAATTTTACGAGATCACGCCCGAGGCGGACGATATCATTGTCAATAAACACCGGTACAGCGCATTTGTGAATACTAGGCTGGATTCGGTATTAAAGACGCTGAAGATCGAGACCTTGATCATGACGGGGGTCAGCACCAATGTGTGCGTGGAATCGACGGCCCGGGACGGCTTCATGCTGGATTATCATATCGTGCTCGCGTCGGATGCCTGCGCGTCGTACTCGCAAACGGCCCATGATATGACGCTCGAGAATATCGAGGGTTATTTCGGGAAAGTTAGTGAGGTGGCGCGGCTTATCGATATTTGGATGGATAAAAAAGCCGAGGAACCGGTGCGGCCGAAATCCGCGGCGCAGCCGGCCATCGGTTAG
- a CDS encoding sugar phosphate isomerase/epimerase family protein: MLQGLTSAGLGKLESDLQFIELAAKYEFQSVDIDAKGLVDRLGAEAAAEMLQSRQLEIGAIGLPVEWRGSNEQFLSGLEKLPAAAAAAKALGSTRCCTYILPSTDAPAAHFMALATSRLRACASILGAYGIRLGLEFVGPHHLRTQWKNPFIWTVQETLDWIDAIGEPNVGLLYDAYHWYTNEMTTADIRQLRADQIVHVHINDAKDIPIRDVLDNDRLYPGEGVIDLPGFLQALNDIGYKGPVTQEILTPSTPAGTPEELAAKSRQAFNNVFGAAGL; encoded by the coding sequence ATGCTGCAAGGTTTAACAAGCGCAGGGCTCGGAAAACTTGAAAGCGATTTACAGTTTATCGAGCTTGCGGCCAAATATGAATTCCAAAGCGTCGATATCGATGCCAAAGGTCTTGTGGACCGGCTTGGCGCGGAAGCGGCTGCCGAAATGCTGCAATCCCGCCAACTGGAAATCGGGGCGATCGGTCTCCCGGTGGAATGGAGAGGGTCGAACGAGCAGTTCCTAAGCGGACTCGAGAAGCTGCCGGCCGCCGCGGCCGCCGCCAAGGCGCTTGGCAGCACCCGCTGCTGTACATACATTCTTCCTTCCACGGACGCGCCTGCAGCCCATTTCATGGCGCTGGCCACTTCCAGGCTGCGGGCCTGCGCCAGCATTCTGGGAGCATACGGAATCCGATTGGGCCTGGAGTTCGTCGGTCCGCACCATCTGCGCACCCAATGGAAGAACCCGTTCATATGGACGGTACAAGAGACGTTGGACTGGATCGATGCCATCGGGGAGCCGAATGTCGGGCTGCTGTATGATGCCTATCACTGGTACACCAACGAGATGACAACCGCCGATATTCGGCAGCTGCGCGCAGACCAGATTGTTCATGTCCACATCAACGATGCCAAGGACATTCCAATTCGGGACGTGCTCGATAATGACCGCCTTTACCCGGGTGAGGGCGTGATTGATTTGCCAGGCTTCCTTCAGGCGCTGAACGATATCGGCTATAAGGGCCCGGTAACGCAAGAAATATTGACGCCTTCCACACCGGCGGGTACTCCAGAGGAGCTGGCTGCCAAATCGCGCCAAGCCTTCAACAACGTATTCGGCGCTGCAGGTCTGTAA